The Campylobacter concisus DNA window GAAGAGCAGATCATACCACTTGACTCGATACCTCTTAGCTTTGCTTTTTTTATCTCAAGACCATTTGGCATAGTCGTGCCAATAAGTGCAACTGGCACAAACTGGCCAGCTTCAACGTTTTTAGCCCCACACACGATCTGAAGCGTCTCTCCACCAACATCCACTTGACAAATGCTTAGTTTATCAGCATCTGGGTGTTTCTCTCTACTTTTTATGTAGCCAACCACAATACTCTTTGGTAAATTTATCTCTTTATAGCTATCAACCTCTAGCCCGATAGAATTTAATGTCTTTGAAAGTGTCTCGCCGCTAACGTCGCTAAGGTCGATCCACTCGTTTAACCAATGCTTTGAAATTATCATTTAAACTGCTCCAACAATCTTAAATCTCCCTCAAAAAGCGACCTTAGATCAGGCACTCTATGAAGCAACATCGCAAATCTCTCAACGCCAAGGCCAAAGGCGTATCCACTTACATTTTTATAACCAACTGCCTTAAATACATTTGGATCAACGACGCCACATCCAAGTACCTCAAGCCAAGTGGTCTGCTTGCACACTCTGCAGCCCTTGCCATGGCAGAATATACAACTAATATCAACCTCTGCGCTAGGCTCCGTAAATGGAAAAAAACTAGGGCGAAAACGTACTTCAACGTCGCCAAACATGTGCTTTAAAAAGCCCTCAAGCATTGATTTTAAATTTGCAAAGCTAACTTTCTCAGCATCCTCCACCACAAGGCCCTCGACCTGGTGAAACATCGGTGTATGCGTTAAATCCATATCACGTCTAAAGACAGTACCTGGCGCTATCATGCGAATAGGCGGCTTTTGATTTAGCATAGTTCGCACCTGAACTGGACTCGTATGCGTCCTTAAAAGCCTAAAATCATCTAGGTAAAATGTATCTTGCATATCTCTTGCTGGGTGGTATTTTGGTAAATTTAGCGCCTCAAAGTTGTGAAAATCATCTTCTATTAGTGGTCCAGTCTCGAGCGAGAAATTTAGAGCTAAAAAGTATTCAATTATCTTATCCATCGTAGCCATCACAGGATGAAGTGCCCCGCTAGCAATAGGCTCATTAAATAGCGTGATATCAGCGGCTTCTTTTTTCATCTTGTTATCTATCTCTTGCTCGCTAAGCTCAGCCTTTTTAGCTTCTATTAGCGCGCCAAGCTCATCTCTTTGCTTATTTAAATTTGCTGCAAATTCCTTTTTCTCGTCCTCGCCAAGCTCTTTTAGCTTTGCAAAGCCTTGCGCCAAGATGCCCTTTTTGCCAAAAATTTCTACCCTGACTTTTTCCAAATCATCAAGCGTTGAAATTTCATTTTTGATTTTATTAACGAAATCTTGCAATTTTTTGCCTTTATAAATTTTTGAGTCGATTTTATAGAAAAAGAGTTAAAATCAAGATAAAGAGCACGAAATTTAAGCACACTTTGATATAATTTTGCAAAATTTCAAAGGAGCTAAAATGACCATATTTGAAAAGATCGTAGCTGGTGAAATCCCTTGCAACAAAGTGCTTGAGAGCGAGAAATTTCTAGCTTTTAACGATATAAATCCAAAAGCACCAATCCACATCCTAATCATCCCAAAAAAACACTATAAAAATTTCCAAGAGATGGATCCGGTTTTAATGGGAGAGATGACAAAATTTATCCAAGAAGTAGCGACCTTAATGGGCGTTGATAAGAGCGGATACCGCCTTATAACAAACTGCGGTGAAAACGGCGGTCAAGAAGTTATGCATCTACATTTTCACCTGCTTGGCGGAGCTAAGCTTGGCTGGAGCGAAGGCGTAGCTGATCCACAAAGCACATTTTAATAACTTCTAAATTTTAGACTCAAAACCTGAGTCTAAAATTTTATTTTCTTGCAGACTTAATAGCTTCAAGCAACTCTTCAAAACCTACTTTACTTGAGTTTTCAACATCTTTTAATATTTCAACGCCAGGTAGATTTCCTTTATCTTTATCAGCAAAAATAACCATCGCTTTTTCTAGTCCATGATGAACATTTTCATGATGAGCTGCGATACTTGAGAGAATTTTGGCATCTTTTACAAGAGTATTTTTCACATCTTTTTCATACCATTTGCCAAATCTACACTCATGAACATCTTGAATTTTATTAAATTCATTTAAAAGCACACCTCTATATCCATTTAGCTTCATATTTATATGATCTATTTTTCCATTACTTACATAGACTTCATTTGTAACATTTAGAGCCTGATTTAGGATATTTTGCGTATTTGAGTTTACGCTTGAGATATTTCCTTCAAATCCACCTAAAATTTTCATAGCATTTGCAGAAATTTTTGAGAAATTCTCACTCATTTCGATCATCGTATTCGCACTTTGCTTAAGTCCATTTATATTTACTTCTACTTCAAGTGTCGCTTTTTGAGTGCGCTCAGCTAGCTTTCTAACCTCATCTGCCACGACAGCAAAACCTCGTCCATGCTCACCAGCACGGGCCGCCTCGATCGCAGCATTTAGAGCTAGCAAATTTGTCTGATCTGAGATGTCTTTAATTAGATTTATAATCTCAGCAATCGAATTTACGCTTCCATTAAGCGAAGAAGCGTCATTTGAAAGGTCATTGCTCATCTGGCTTACTTGCTCGATCGAGTTTAAAATTTCAGCCGTTTGCGACTTGAGTTCGCCCGTCTCTTTGAAAGTCTTTTCATTTAGTCCGTTTATACTTTCAAGCATTTTTAGGTTTTCTTCCATTGTTAATTGCAAGAAATTTATACCATCTTGATAACTTGAAAGCAATAAATTTACAGCCTCTTGCTTATCCTTGGCTTGCTCTTTTGGCTCGCAAGTTTTAACTTTTTTTAGCTCCTCTTTAAGTGCTAAAATTTCAGCCTTTAAAGCTTCATTTTCTCTCTCTAAAGCTTCATTTTTACTAGAAAGCTCTTTATTCTTGCCATCAAAAAACATTTTTCATCCTTTAAAATTTTGTAGATTTTGCGTAATTATAACTCTTTTTTCTTAAGCCAGTAGTCTAAAATTTCTATCTGCTCATCAACGCTTTTATTTGCCGTGCCGCCTTTTGAAGTGCGAGCCTCTTTGGAAGCGTGCAGATCTAGAAATTTAATGGCATTTTCGTCCAAATTTTCATCGACACTTTTTAGCTGCTCTTCGTTTAGCTCACTTAGATCAAGTCCTAAGCTTTCAGCCTTTGCGACGGCTTTGCCTGTGATAAAATGCGCCGTTCTAAATGGAATATTCTTTTCACGCACTAGATAGTCTGCCAAATCAGTCGCACTTAGATGCCCAGTTTTTGTAGCTTTTAGCATATTTTTTTCATTAAATTTGGCCGTTTTTATCATCTCGTTTAGGATGGTAGCCGAGCTTAAAATGGTTGAGACGCTGTCAAACACGCCCTCTTTATCTTCTTGCATATCTTTATTATAAGCAAGTGGCAGGCCCTTCATCGTAGTTAGCAGTGCTACTAAATTTCCATTTACACGCCCAGTTTTGCCACGGATGAGTTCAGCAACGTCTGGATTTTTCTTTTGAGGCATAATGGAACTTCCTGTGCTATAAGCATCGCTAATGCTTATAAAGCCAAATTCTTGCGAGCTCCAAAGTATGAGCTCCTCGCAAAGCCTAGAAGCGTGCGTCATAAAAATGCTAATGTTAAATAAAATCTCAAGCGCAAAATCACGGTCGCTCACGCTATCCATCGCATTTCGCGTGCAACCTGCGAAGCCAAGCTCACTTGCAACGATAGTTCTATCTATCTTATGAGGAGTGCCTGCAAGGGCTGCTGAACCAAGCGGACTTAGGTTGTTTCGCTCATATGAGCTAACAAAACGCTCGAAATCTCTTTTAAACATAAATGCATATGCTAGCAAGTGATAGCTAAGGCTTACTGGCTGAGCGTGTTGAAGATGTGTGTAGCCTGGCATTAGCGTATCTTTGTGGTTTTTTGCCAAATTTGTAAGCGTAGTGATGAGCTCTTTGATGAGAGATGAAATTTCTAAATTTTTCTTCAATACGTAAAATTTAAAATCAAGCGCAACTTGGTCGTTTCTACTTCTAGCTGTGTGCAGTCTGCCTCCAAGCTCGGCGCCGATGATCTGGCTAAGGCGCTTCTCAACTGCCATATGTATATCTTCATCTTCTAGCTTAAACTCGAATTTACCTGCTCTTATCTCAGATAAAACCTCATCAAGCCCCTTTATGATCGCCTCTGACTCATCTTTTTTCAAAATTCCGCAAACCCCAAGCATCTTTGCGTGAGCCTTACTTCCAGCGATATCTTCCTCAAAAAGATTTTTATCAAAATTTATAGAGGCATTGAATTCCTCAAGCAGCTTCGAACTAGCCTCGCTAAATCTGCCCTCCCACATCTTTTTGTGTGCGTTTTTCTCTTCTTTCATAGCTTTGCCTTTAATTAGTTTTGCGTGATTTTAACAAAATAGCACTTAACTGGGTATTTTAACTATAAAGTTGCAAAAAAGTTATAAATATAATTTATCTTTAAGGATATAGAAATATAATTCAAAATATAACTTTTTAAAAACTATTTTAATTTTCTATTGAATATAGTTTAAAATAAAAATAATCTATAAGAGGAAGGATGATATGCAAATAGATGCGAATATGAACTCAAATATTTTCTATCATGATGGCTATACATCTATCTCTTCAAATAGCTCAAAAACAAGCATGCTAGTATCTTCCGGCTATGACAAGAAAGATATTATTAGAAGCAATGAAGTACATGTAGAACAAAGAGAAGATGCTAAAATTTCCTCTATAATTATTAATAAAGCAAGTGCCATACAGTTACAAAAAGACTTAGAAAAATTACAAGAGCAAAAGCTAGATATTTCGCATCAAATTTCAAGCATCCAGAGCCTAAAAGATCGTAACTCTATGCAAATGCTTCATTACTTAAATTTAGAGCAGTCAGCCATTCAAAATAACATTTTAAGTATTAAAACTCAAATGATAGAAATGGCACAGGCTTAAAACTAAGCCTTGCCAATAATAGTTTCTAAAACTAGGCAAAAATCCTCTAAAAAATATCCCATTGATTTATAAAAATTGCTAGTTGCGTCTTTTTGGATATCTCTTGAAAGCTGTTTAGCATAAGGCAAGAAAAATGATACACTAAAAGCTGCAAGAAGTTTCATAGACTCATTAGATGCTTCGCTTTTTAAAATATTTGCTATTAAAATTAGCTGATTTGAGATGCTGTCAACCTCGCCCATCTTTGGCTGAAAATTTATAGCCTTATAAAATTGAGCTAGATCATCTTTTGCAGACGAAAAATAGTAACTTGCCTCAAATTTTGACTTTAAAATGACAAAATCGTCACATAAAGCAGCACTACTTTCATCTTTGATAAATTTGGCATAAAGCTCGTTACCTTTTTTATTTGCTTCGCTATTTGTCTGCGTTATCCACGCATTTGTCTTTTTGATACGCATAAAAGATGAAACGTCTAAAATGCCGCTAAAATTTGCAGCAAGCGCAGCCGCTACAACGCTATAAAGTTCTCCAAGTTTCAAATTTTAATCCTTAAGTCGTAGATATCTAAGTCTAAGTGCATTTAAAACGACAGTAACAGAGCTAAGACACATTGCCATTGAGCCATAAACTGGGCTTAAAAGTAGCCCAAAGACCGGGTAAAGCACGCCAGCAGCCACTGGAATACAAATCGCGTTATACATAAAAGCCCAAAATAAATTTTCTTTTATGTTTGCCATAGTAGCATTTGCTAGTCTAACTAGTCCGGTCACGCCACGCAAATCATTTTTAACAAGTACGATATCTCCAGCACCCTTTGCGATATCTGAGCCCGAGTTCATAGCGATACCAACACTTGCTTCTTTAAGTGATGGTGAGTCGTTTACGCCATCTCCTACAAAGATGACACCACCATGACTTGAAAGCTCTTTTATCTTGTTAAATTTATCCTCTGGTAGCATATTTGCATAGTATTTGCTTAAATTTAACCTGTCGGCGATATTTGCAACCACTTTTTCATCATCGCCTGAGAGGATCACACTTTGTAAATTTAGACTTGTAAGCTCATTTATAACATCGCTTGCCTCGTCTTTTAGCTCATCACTAAGCGTTAAAAAACCGACAAATTTTTTATTTATAGCACAAAGTATGACGCCGCTTCCATCGTTTGTAGCCTCTTTTATAGCTTTACTTTCATCCGGATTTAAACTCACTTCATTTGCCAAAAGCAACTTTTCGTTTCCGATTATTATCTGATTATTCTCATCCTCATAGATGATGCCTTGCCCAAC harbors:
- a CDS encoding histidine triad nucleotide-binding protein, with product MTIFEKIVAGEIPCNKVLESEKFLAFNDINPKAPIHILIIPKKHYKNFQEMDPVLMGEMTKFIQEVATLMGVDKSGYRLITNCGENGGQEVMHLHFHLLGGAKLGWSEGVADPQSTF
- a CDS encoding oxidoreductase, which produces MKLGELYSVVAAALAANFSGILDVSSFMRIKKTNAWITQTNSEANKKGNELYAKFIKDESSAALCDDFVILKSKFEASYYFSSAKDDLAQFYKAINFQPKMGEVDSISNQLILIANILKSEASNESMKLLAAFSVSFFLPYAKQLSRDIQKDATSNFYKSMGYFLEDFCLVLETIIGKA
- a CDS encoding CZB domain-containing protein; the encoded protein is MKLNGYRGVLLNEFNKIQDVHECRFGKWYEKDVKNTLVKDAKILSSIAAHHENVHHGLEKAMVIFADKDKGNLPGVEILKDVENSSKVGFEELLEAIKSARK
- the argH gene encoding argininosuccinate lyase, whose protein sequence is MKEEKNAHKKMWEGRFSEASSKLLEEFNASINFDKNLFEEDIAGSKAHAKMLGVCGILKKDESEAIIKGLDEVLSEIRAGKFEFKLEDEDIHMAVEKRLSQIIGAELGGRLHTARSRNDQVALDFKFYVLKKNLEISSLIKELITTLTNLAKNHKDTLMPGYTHLQHAQPVSLSYHLLAYAFMFKRDFERFVSSYERNNLSPLGSAALAGTPHKIDRTIVASELGFAGCTRNAMDSVSDRDFALEILFNISIFMTHASRLCEELILWSSQEFGFISISDAYSTGSSIMPQKKNPDVAELIRGKTGRVNGNLVALLTTMKGLPLAYNKDMQEDKEGVFDSVSTILSSATILNEMIKTAKFNEKNMLKATKTGHLSATDLADYLVREKNIPFRTAHFITGKAVAKAESLGLDLSELNEEQLKSVDENLDENAIKFLDLHASKEARTSKGGTANKSVDEQIEILDYWLKKKEL
- the pheS gene encoding phenylalanine--tRNA ligase subunit alpha; amino-acid sequence: MQDFVNKIKNEISTLDDLEKVRVEIFGKKGILAQGFAKLKELGEDEKKEFAANLNKQRDELGALIEAKKAELSEQEIDNKMKKEAADITLFNEPIASGALHPVMATMDKIIEYFLALNFSLETGPLIEDDFHNFEALNLPKYHPARDMQDTFYLDDFRLLRTHTSPVQVRTMLNQKPPIRMIAPGTVFRRDMDLTHTPMFHQVEGLVVEDAEKVSFANLKSMLEGFLKHMFGDVEVRFRPSFFPFTEPSAEVDISCIFCHGKGCRVCKQTTWLEVLGCGVVDPNVFKAVGYKNVSGYAFGLGVERFAMLLHRVPDLRSLFEGDLRLLEQFK